The Trichomycterus rosablanca isolate fTriRos1 chromosome 20, fTriRos1.hap1, whole genome shotgun sequence genomic interval AGGTTTGATTCTGGACCGGTTGCTAAAGGAACACTGCCCACTGACAGTACTGGAACTGGGAACTCATTGCGGTTACACAACTGTGCGTATCGCCCGGGCACTTTCCATCGGTGCCCGCCTCTACTCGGTGGAAATGGATGAGAAAAATGCACGAGTGGCTGAGAAGATCATCAGGCTAGCCGGGTTTGATGACGATACGGTGAGGGATTAGTATCTCTGTACAAAGAAAGGTTACCTTGAATTAACATCATTTAGATTCTGACCTCTAACCTCTCCTACAGGTGGAACTGATTAATCAGCCCTCAGAAGAAATCATTCCCAAACTGCGTGAGGATTATGGTATTGAGCGTCTGGATTTCGTCTTTATGGACCACTGGAAGCGCTGTTACCTGCCGGACCTGCAGGCTCTGGAGGGGTCCGGGTTGCTCGGAGAAGGTTCTGTGATTCTCGCTGACAATGTGTTGTTCCCCGGAGCTCCCAGCTTTCTGCGCCACGTACGCCGTTCAGGCCTTTATGAACACCGTGTGCACCGGGCTGCCCTCGAGTACATCCGGGGTATACGGGACGGCATGGCCGAACTCATCTACCGCGGTGTGAAGTGAAAAACGTGCAGCTTTGATTATTGTATGACATTAAATTATGAAATAAGGTCTAATCAAAATGTTCAAATCAAAACGTAAAGGGAAAATTTAGTAGAAAAATGTAAGAATCTTATTTGGCTACAATATAAAGACAAACTGATGTTTTTGTGCTTCCAGAACGTGGAACACACTTTGATCACAAACACTAATCATCTGGTTGCCAGGAGTCTAAATCAACATGAGGGAATttgataataaagataataattattattattttaaattttatgttatttaggattttacacactttggttacattcatgacaggacaggtggttactggttacacaagattcatcagttcaggtctttaatatcaaacagtcatggacaattttgtatctctggttcacctcacttgcacgtctttggactgtgggaggaaacccacacagacatggggagaacatgcaaactccacagtgAAAGAACCCagaacg includes:
- the tomt gene encoding transmembrane O-methyltransferase homolog yields the protein MVFPAIGLAFLPLLLTLIIRYRYYFVLLYRAVLVRWVRDFVTGISREERVYEYVLTHATPGDPDSILETFDHWCNRVEFISHIGPKKGLILDRLLKEHCPLTVLELGTHCGYTTVRIARALSIGARLYSVEMDEKNARVAEKIIRLAGFDDDTVELINQPSEEIIPKLREDYGIERLDFVFMDHWKRCYLPDLQALEGSGLLGEGSVILADNVLFPGAPSFLRHVRRSGLYEHRVHRAALEYIRGIRDGMAELIYRGVK